One Deltaproteobacteria bacterium genomic region harbors:
- a CDS encoding outer membrane beta-barrel domain-containing protein: protein MNARFLRISTGVALLALCGLASPALAVGPTDEVVQERLYDQGGRFDLSLLAGMSVNNKLLDQYAIVLEPAYQFTDAWAFQLTGGYVIGVEKTSLTGHIRMSIHDNNLDDEFADMGALQWLALGSVRWSPVYGKLSISAVMPVHVGAYISAGGGFVGVSRHSLAQCSSVADTDGDGRADQDDCVVSNTSQPAGTFGLGLRFYLADYLAIRGELKGFLFQDKYTLDLDAATPVPISGMTTVLTFFLGTSFYF, encoded by the coding sequence ATGAACGCACGCTTCCTACGGATTTCCACCGGGGTGGCCCTCCTGGCCCTCTGTGGTCTGGCGAGCCCCGCCCTGGCGGTGGGCCCCACCGACGAGGTGGTGCAGGAGCGCCTCTACGACCAGGGAGGCCGCTTCGACCTCTCGCTCCTCGCCGGCATGTCGGTGAACAACAAGCTGCTCGACCAGTACGCCATCGTGCTGGAGCCGGCCTACCAGTTCACCGACGCCTGGGCCTTCCAGCTCACCGGCGGCTACGTGATCGGCGTGGAGAAGACCTCCCTCACCGGCCACATCCGGATGTCGATCCACGACAACAACCTGGACGACGAGTTCGCCGACATGGGCGCCCTCCAGTGGCTGGCCCTCGGCTCGGTCCGGTGGTCCCCGGTCTACGGCAAGCTCTCGATCAGCGCGGTGATGCCCGTGCACGTGGGCGCCTACATCTCGGCCGGCGGCGGCTTCGTGGGCGTCAGCCGCCACTCCCTGGCCCAGTGCAGCAGCGTCGCCGACACCGACGGTGACGGGCGCGCGGATCAGGACGACTGCGTCGTCTCCAACACCTCGCAGCCGGCCGGCACCTTCGGGCTCGGCCTGCGCTTCTACCTGGCCGACTACCTGGCCATCCGGGGCGAGCTCAAGGGCTTCCTCTTCCAGGACAAGTACACCCTCGACCTCGACGCGGCCACGCCGGTGCCGATCTCCGGCATGACCACCGTGCTGACCTTCTTCCTCGGCACCTCCTTCTACTTCTAG
- a CDS encoding tetratricopeptide repeat protein: protein MMQSKLVRRLAVLSALVLLGSFTSSTLGLAPGEAVAQQRKRKKPAAKKAPAEAPAAEKAPESKPAAPEAKKEGPEERVGPASLADMRRKRPEDMTREDLADQKRTEAIEQLKKIIPKISNPSQKADLFFQLAELWWEKSKYVYFVEMEAWDKEYEKWLEATNRGEEKPEPVASHRESELYRTEAIKLYRRILKDFETYPRNDEVLFNLAFNMYETDKKDEGVALYWDLIKRYPRSRFVPDAYLQMGEHFFTSNDVFKAQKSYQKAYDAGDERIKVFATYKLAWCDYNLGEHQAALKKFKLVVEDAELQERKNPELAGKIQMKEEAFRDMVLTYSQLDAVEPAIQYYESHAGKKSIKWIARLADTFYGAGKNEEAILTYRHLLSAEPYNENAPSYQANVVRAYANLQEREQVLAEMQRLVDLYGPSTPWAEANKADESAIRRAYNLAEGTQRELVTEYHQEARKTKYAKTYRLASEIYKRYLEKFADSEHGYNLRYRYAEILFTLREFENAATQYLQLVEIQPDGEYTLEAAYVALLCYEELACIDRGDCKVKVLEGEQKIKEDEDKGKAQRMEIKKRAGKDDKPEEIPKWEQKQIEASDAYVKVIDTWREKNAKKLSKKKIKELETDEIVVRYKAAFLYYVHLHYVEAAKRFEHIILKWPEDKNARVAADLVLDSLNTKEEWAQLNDLARKFRSNKRLNKSGTKKASKEDNDFGQRLDTLIEGSQFKLVMGVNEDKRYTEAAPMFRAFVDEFPKSQYADVALFNAMVIFDRAKELDKAIDVGRQLEKTYDDSELLPRVIQYLGSFYDRIADYEQAAAYYKRYFDDYRDKTSKTYKKISEDRRPEEAELVTAIKEEIETKLPDSLFNAALWYEGLGDYPKAIAAYLEYVKTYEKRDDVPDIFYNVGLIYEAQKDHKRAANFFEDYAKKYAKRVKPWQVIRAKYRAAQAYDELGDDKNKMRLFSEIAKAYPKLAKEDQEHPVVRDAIAQSDFLNLDPAFDAYLAIKFDTVKQKELKARLDKKTLTLAQLEKDYTAVLARGSGDWGICALTRIGLAYKDLARNLLDAPIPPGLDADQEGLYISFLEEKAFPLEDKAIEALEKALSKGHELSVYNKCTLQAQEVMLAFRPNAFGEVPEVKYFGSEFFLTGGPIAELKETPIERAPEPPPAPAMPGVEGEATTAPAGTEAEG, encoded by the coding sequence ATGATGCAGAGCAAGCTCGTGCGCCGGTTGGCCGTCCTCTCGGCCCTCGTCCTCCTCGGAAGCTTCACCTCCTCCACCCTCGGCCTCGCGCCGGGCGAGGCGGTGGCCCAGCAGCGCAAGCGCAAGAAGCCGGCGGCCAAGAAGGCCCCCGCCGAGGCCCCCGCGGCCGAGAAGGCTCCGGAGTCGAAGCCCGCCGCGCCCGAGGCCAAGAAGGAAGGCCCCGAGGAGCGGGTCGGCCCGGCCTCCCTGGCCGACATGCGCCGCAAGCGCCCCGAGGACATGACCCGCGAGGACCTCGCGGATCAGAAGCGCACCGAGGCCATCGAGCAGCTCAAGAAGATCATCCCGAAGATCTCCAACCCCTCCCAGAAGGCCGACCTCTTCTTCCAGCTCGCCGAGCTGTGGTGGGAGAAGAGCAAGTACGTCTACTTCGTGGAGATGGAGGCCTGGGACAAGGAGTACGAGAAGTGGCTGGAGGCCACCAACCGGGGTGAGGAGAAGCCCGAGCCGGTGGCGAGCCACCGGGAGTCCGAGCTCTACCGGACCGAGGCGATCAAGCTCTACCGCCGCATCCTGAAGGACTTCGAGACCTACCCGCGGAACGACGAGGTGCTCTTCAACCTCGCGTTCAACATGTACGAGACCGACAAGAAGGACGAGGGCGTGGCCCTCTACTGGGACCTCATCAAGCGCTACCCCCGGTCCCGCTTCGTGCCCGACGCCTACCTCCAGATGGGCGAGCACTTCTTCACCAGCAACGACGTCTTCAAGGCCCAGAAGAGCTACCAGAAGGCCTACGACGCCGGTGACGAGCGCATCAAGGTCTTCGCCACCTACAAGCTGGCGTGGTGCGACTACAACCTGGGCGAGCACCAGGCGGCCCTCAAGAAGTTCAAGCTCGTCGTCGAGGACGCCGAGCTGCAGGAGCGCAAGAACCCGGAGCTCGCCGGCAAGATCCAGATGAAGGAAGAGGCCTTCCGCGACATGGTGCTGACCTACTCTCAGCTCGATGCCGTGGAGCCCGCGATCCAGTACTACGAGTCCCACGCGGGCAAGAAGTCGATCAAGTGGATCGCCCGCCTCGCCGACACCTTCTACGGCGCGGGCAAGAACGAGGAGGCCATCCTCACCTACCGGCACCTCCTCTCGGCCGAGCCCTACAACGAGAACGCCCCGAGCTATCAGGCCAACGTCGTGCGCGCCTACGCGAACCTGCAGGAGCGCGAGCAGGTCCTGGCCGAGATGCAGCGCCTGGTCGATCTCTACGGCCCGAGCACCCCCTGGGCCGAGGCGAACAAGGCCGACGAGTCGGCCATCCGGCGCGCCTACAACCTGGCCGAGGGCACCCAGCGCGAGCTGGTGACCGAGTACCACCAGGAGGCCCGGAAGACGAAGTACGCGAAGACCTACCGGCTCGCCTCCGAGATCTACAAGCGGTACCTGGAGAAGTTCGCCGACAGCGAGCACGGCTACAACCTGCGCTACCGCTACGCCGAGATCCTCTTCACCCTGCGCGAGTTCGAGAACGCCGCGACCCAGTACCTGCAGCTCGTCGAGATCCAGCCCGATGGGGAGTACACCCTCGAGGCCGCCTACGTCGCGCTGCTCTGCTACGAGGAGCTGGCCTGCATCGACCGTGGCGACTGCAAGGTGAAGGTCCTCGAGGGCGAGCAGAAGATCAAGGAGGACGAGGACAAGGGCAAGGCGCAGCGGATGGAGATCAAGAAGCGCGCCGGCAAGGACGACAAGCCCGAGGAGATCCCGAAGTGGGAGCAGAAGCAGATCGAGGCCTCCGACGCCTACGTCAAGGTCATCGACACCTGGCGTGAGAAGAACGCCAAGAAGCTCTCCAAGAAGAAGATCAAGGAGCTCGAGACCGACGAGATCGTCGTCCGCTACAAGGCCGCCTTCCTCTACTACGTGCACCTGCACTACGTGGAGGCCGCGAAGCGCTTCGAGCACATCATCCTGAAGTGGCCCGAGGACAAGAACGCCCGGGTCGCCGCGGACCTCGTCCTCGACTCCCTGAACACCAAGGAGGAGTGGGCGCAGCTCAACGACCTCGCCCGCAAGTTCCGGTCGAACAAGCGCCTGAACAAGTCCGGCACGAAGAAGGCCTCCAAGGAGGACAACGACTTCGGCCAGCGCCTCGACACCCTCATCGAGGGCTCACAGTTCAAGCTCGTCATGGGCGTGAACGAGGACAAGCGCTACACCGAGGCCGCCCCGATGTTCCGGGCCTTCGTGGACGAGTTCCCCAAGTCCCAGTACGCCGACGTGGCGCTCTTCAACGCGATGGTCATCTTCGACCGCGCCAAGGAGCTCGACAAGGCCATCGACGTCGGCCGCCAGCTCGAGAAGACCTACGACGACTCCGAGCTGCTGCCTCGCGTGATCCAGTACCTCGGCTCGTTCTACGACCGCATCGCGGACTACGAGCAGGCCGCGGCCTACTACAAGCGCTACTTCGACGACTACAGGGACAAGACGAGCAAGACCTACAAGAAGATCTCCGAGGACCGGCGGCCGGAGGAGGCCGAGCTGGTCACGGCGATCAAGGAAGAGATCGAGACGAAGCTGCCCGACAGCCTCTTCAACGCCGCGCTCTGGTACGAGGGCCTGGGGGACTACCCCAAGGCCATCGCCGCCTACCTCGAGTACGTGAAGACCTACGAGAAGCGCGACGACGTCCCGGACATCTTCTACAACGTCGGCCTGATCTACGAGGCCCAGAAGGACCACAAGCGGGCCGCCAACTTCTTCGAGGACTACGCGAAGAAGTACGCCAAGCGGGTGAAGCCCTGGCAGGTGATCCGCGCCAAGTACCGGGCCGCCCAGGCCTACGACGAGCTGGGCGACGACAAGAACAAGATGCGCCTCTTCAGCGAGATCGCGAAGGCGTACCCGAAGCTCGCCAAGGAAGACCAGGAGCATCCGGTGGTGCGTGACGCCATCGCGCAGTCCGACTTCCTGAACCTCGACCCGGCCTTCGATGCCTACCTGGCGATCAAGTTCGACACGGTGAAGCAGAAGGAGCTGAAGGCCCGCCTCGACAAGAAGACCCTGACCCTGGCCCAGCTCGAGAAGGACTACACCGCGGTGCTGGCCCGGGGCTCGGGCGACTGGGGCATCTGCGCCCTGACCCGCATCGGCCTGGCCTACAAGGACCTGGCCCGGAACCTCCTCGACGCCCCCATCCCGCCGGGACTCGATGCGGATCAGGAGGGCCTGTACATCTCCTTCCTGGAGGAGAAGGCCTTCCCGCTCGAGGACAAGGCCATCGAGGCGCTCGAGAAGGCGCTGTCCAAGGGCCACGAGCTCTCGGTCTACAACAAGTGCACCCTGCAGGCGCAGGAGGTGATGCTCGCCTTCCGGCCCAACGCCTTCGGCGAGGTGCCCGAGGTGAAGTACTTCGGCTCCGAGTTCTTCCTGACCGGCGGTCCCATCGCCGAGCTCAAGGAGACGCCGATCGAGCGGGCCCCGGAGCCGCCACCGGCGCCGGCGATGCCCGGCGTCGAGGGCGAGGCCACTACTGCCCCTGCGGGCACCGAGGCGGAGGGCTAG
- the rplC gene encoding 50S ribosomal protein L3, whose product MKAGILGRKVGMTQIFDATGERVPVTVLEASPNMVTAIRTLEHDGYTAVQLGFEDVKDKHLTRPMKVKFEKAGVAPKRVLREFRVDASVLEGLELGATIDLGIFEAGMLVDVTATSKGKGFQGVMKRHHMAGMRATHGTHEKRRNPGSIGNRKSPGRTFKNTRLPGHMGAKKITTQNLKVVEVDTNKGIILIKGTVPGGRNALVTIRPAIKGQPAAAKTES is encoded by the coding sequence ATGAAGGCAGGAATCCTGGGCCGCAAGGTCGGCATGACGCAGATCTTCGATGCGACGGGCGAGCGGGTGCCGGTGACGGTGCTCGAGGCCTCCCCCAACATGGTGACGGCGATCCGCACCCTCGAGCACGACGGCTACACCGCCGTGCAGCTCGGCTTCGAGGACGTCAAGGACAAGCACCTCACCCGCCCCATGAAGGTGAAGTTCGAGAAGGCCGGCGTGGCCCCCAAGCGGGTCCTGCGCGAGTTCCGGGTCGACGCCTCGGTGCTCGAGGGTCTCGAGCTCGGCGCCACCATCGATCTGGGCATCTTCGAGGCCGGCATGCTGGTCGACGTGACCGCCACCTCGAAGGGCAAGGGCTTCCAGGGCGTCATGAAGCGCCACCACATGGCCGGCATGCGCGCCACCCACGGCACCCACGAGAAGCGCCGGAACCCCGGCTCGATCGGTAACCGGAAGTCGCCGGGCCGCACCTTCAAGAACACCCGGCTGCCCGGGCACATGGGCGCCAAGAAGATCACCACCCAGAACCTGAAGGTGGTGGAGGTCGACACCAACAAGGGCATCATCCTGATCAAGGGCACCGTGCCCGGCGGCAGGAACGCCCTCGTCACCATCCGGCCGGCCATCAAGGGTCAGCCCGCGGCCGCCAAGACGGAGAGCTAG
- a CDS encoding tetratricopeptide repeat protein, producing MTITMKKLTTLASAAALLLLSTACPKPQVVDPDEKMPVAVRPVARKDTPQSRFDEGVKAMEARDWATARVKFEQALEMADNLTTARYNLAYCLQHLGELDPAAELYEAVLAQDPGHLEAAMNLAKIRRDQVRFAEGIEILEKLRKDNPYEGRILNDLAVLYRLDKKYKKAEKTLRTLLSRDADNADAHKNLALVHYDQGAYRLAEFMMGTAKRRNEKDPGIYNNLGMIAMKRGDMRAAFGNFQKAVELDPGFAPGHLNLGAYALSYRDYKAASESFAKAVNLDAASWEAHFYYAQALEGAQDFDGAAREYAAVQKIRPNFPPAAFGLCKSLQNTKPVEAEAQCKRFMGMEGAKPEQVENAKSRIESIQMMREIKANEAAAPEPTPEPEATPEVAPEGEPAPEGEAAPEGEPAADPEVAPEGSEGEGEPAPAPEDASAASPEAEVSAKESANG from the coding sequence ATGACGATCACCATGAAGAAGCTGACGACGCTCGCCTCGGCTGCGGCCCTCCTGCTCCTCTCCACCGCCTGTCCCAAGCCGCAAGTGGTCGATCCGGATGAGAAGATGCCGGTCGCGGTGCGGCCGGTGGCCCGGAAGGACACGCCCCAGAGCCGCTTCGATGAGGGCGTGAAGGCCATGGAGGCCCGGGACTGGGCCACCGCGAGGGTGAAGTTCGAGCAGGCCCTCGAGATGGCCGACAACCTGACCACGGCCCGCTACAACCTCGCCTACTGCCTCCAGCACCTCGGTGAGCTCGACCCGGCGGCCGAGCTCTACGAGGCGGTCCTGGCACAGGACCCCGGGCACCTCGAGGCCGCGATGAACCTGGCGAAGATCCGCCGGGATCAGGTGCGCTTCGCCGAGGGCATCGAGATCCTCGAGAAGCTGCGCAAGGACAACCCCTACGAGGGCCGGATCCTCAACGATCTGGCGGTGCTCTACCGCCTCGACAAGAAGTACAAGAAGGCGGAGAAGACCCTGCGCACGCTGCTCTCCCGCGACGCCGACAACGCGGACGCCCACAAGAACCTGGCCCTGGTGCACTACGACCAGGGGGCCTACCGCCTCGCCGAGTTCATGATGGGCACCGCCAAGCGCCGCAACGAGAAGGACCCGGGCATCTACAACAACCTGGGCATGATCGCGATGAAGCGGGGTGACATGCGCGCCGCCTTCGGCAACTTCCAGAAGGCCGTGGAGCTCGATCCCGGCTTCGCCCCGGGGCACCTCAACCTCGGCGCCTACGCGCTCTCCTACCGGGACTACAAGGCCGCGTCGGAGTCCTTCGCCAAGGCGGTGAACCTGGACGCCGCCTCCTGGGAGGCGCACTTCTACTACGCCCAGGCGCTCGAGGGCGCCCAGGACTTCGACGGCGCCGCCCGGGAGTACGCGGCGGTCCAGAAGATCCGGCCGAACTTCCCCCCGGCGGCCTTCGGCCTCTGCAAGTCGCTGCAGAACACGAAGCCGGTCGAGGCCGAGGCGCAGTGCAAGCGCTTCATGGGCATGGAGGGCGCGAAGCCCGAGCAGGTGGAGAACGCCAAGTCGCGGATCGAGTCCATCCAGATGATGCGCGAGATCAAGGCCAACGAGGCGGCCGCGCCGGAGCCGACGCCCGAGCCCGAGGCGACGCCCGAGGTGGCGCCCGAGGGCGAGCCCGCGCCGGAGGGCGAGGCGGCCCCCGAGGGGGAGCCGGCGGCCGATCCCGAGGTGGCCCCGGAGGGCTCCGAGGGGGAGGGTGAGCCGGCCCCGGCGCCCGAGGACGCCTCCGCGGCGAGCCCCGAGGCCGAGGTATCGGCCAAGGAGAGCGCAAACGGCTGA
- a CDS encoding outer membrane beta-barrel domain-containing protein: protein MRRTALLLGLAILLAPRLGQAEEKGRSYTISPNEHIHVIQRKVDLLGGRLELTAYPATIQINSRWTQHVGFGAAAAYHFMDTFGLQLLGNFNSYLARETDLQAELRDKALLQPPSAPSILTRWYTVLAMEMSPIYGKIAYYKNAMLTFSLFLTGGLGVADTAVQLLLRTPTDGGREYKVAASAGLWPAGVVGGGFRVMLADHWALRLEIRDLVYSARITKLNGCTPDELSQLASAPTNLSEGCRTGAFDPNTISTDAKLAEGRADGSSETVNQVSGYVGVSYFF, encoded by the coding sequence ATGCGACGCACTGCACTCCTCCTCGGGCTCGCGATCCTTCTCGCCCCCCGCCTCGGCCAGGCCGAGGAGAAGGGGCGGAGCTACACGATCTCCCCGAACGAGCACATCCACGTGATCCAGCGGAAGGTGGACCTCCTCGGCGGCCGGCTCGAGCTCACCGCCTATCCGGCGACGATCCAGATCAACAGCCGGTGGACCCAGCACGTGGGCTTCGGCGCCGCCGCCGCCTACCACTTCATGGACACCTTCGGGCTCCAGCTGCTGGGCAACTTCAACAGCTACCTGGCTCGCGAGACCGACCTGCAGGCCGAGCTCCGGGACAAGGCCCTCCTCCAGCCGCCGAGCGCGCCGTCGATCCTGACCCGCTGGTACACGGTGCTGGCGATGGAGATGTCTCCCATCTACGGGAAGATCGCCTACTACAAGAACGCGATGCTCACCTTCTCGCTCTTCCTGACGGGCGGGCTGGGCGTCGCGGACACCGCCGTTCAGCTCCTCCTGCGCACCCCCACCGATGGCGGCCGCGAGTACAAGGTCGCCGCGAGCGCGGGCCTCTGGCCGGCGGGCGTGGTCGGCGGCGGCTTCCGGGTCATGCTGGCGGACCACTGGGCCCTGCGCCTCGAGATCCGCGACCTCGTCTACTCGGCGCGGATCACCAAGCTCAACGGCTGCACGCCGGACGAGCTCTCGCAGCTGGCGAGCGCCCCCACCAACCTCTCCGAGGGTTGCCGCACCGGCGCCTTCGATCCGAACACCATCTCCACCGACGCGAAGCTGGCAGAGGGCCGTGCGGACGGCTCCTCCGAGACCGTCAACCAGGTCAGCGGCTACGTGGGCGTCTCCTACTTCTTCTAG